The DNA window AGAGCCCGACAATTTCCAAGGTGGGTTGAATTGATGCATTTGTGCCACATCCAACACGTGCATGCTCCATATGTGTGCACAAGAAAAGGTCCAATTTCCTTTTTAGCTGGTTACTAATTTCCTTTTTAGTTGGTTCctaatttttttctctttcataTTTCTAGGTTAGGAAAATATCCCTATACTAGGAAATACATATGGTTAAATTTTCATGTTtaatttgtttccttattttaGAGATCTTGGCTACCAAGGAGTTCTATATTTAGATTTCTTAGATTATGCTTGAGATTTTCTCAAGGAGGAAACCTTGTAAACACTCATTCTAAATAAAGCATAGGCCCTGTGGAGTAAGACTCAGTtgaatgatattttctttgaaCAAGTTCTCTTGTTTTTGTACAGAAGTGTGTTGGTGATCTCTATTATAAGACCATTGCATCTTTTCTCTTGTGTGATTTGAACTTTCAATCTATTACGTTGAATTTTCATtgcaattagtttcttccttAATCTAGTTGCATTATGTAGCTCCCACATTAAGGCAAAGACCATTGGATCATTGATGAGGTTGCAACATGTGAGTAGACCGTAACCATGAATGTATTTGGCTGTTCCTGTCCGATTATTTTCGTGTTACATTTTTAACACGTTTTTTTTTGCGGGGGCGGTCAACTATGTCGTGGACTATGTTGTAGTTGTTGTTTTGCAAGCCACTGCTTGAATGACAATGATTCTATTACCTTAATCTTCAGACCATGCTCAAGTGTTTGATGGCTCACCAGATCCTTGGTCTGGATTGCAGTCCCCGTCCAATGCGTACATTGGACATGTTTTGTCCCACAATTCATGAAACACGTGAATCATGCTAGCCGTCATTTGAGAAAATAGTCCAATTGTGTGTCTAAGAATTTCTGAGGggagattttggggcatgaccCATTAACGGTTAGTACCAGCAATGAATGGTTTGAATAACAGAAACATGCGCCCAACTGCATGGTTGCTATGATGCCATTTTCTTGGCTAAACATTCCTGATTTCACCTAAAAAGAAAACAACATGGGTGCTAGTTTATCTATAATTTTTGTTACATGTGTCCATGCAGGCTATCAATGAGAAGATACTCTCTCTTGACTATGGTGAATGTAGGGCAGAGATAAAGACAGTGGATGCACAAGATTCATTCAATGGTGGTGTTCTTGTCCTTGTGACTGGATATTTGACTGGGAAGGACGATGTGAAGAGGAATTTTACGCAGTCTTTCTTCCTTGCCCCTCAAGACAAAGGCTACTTTGTTTTAAATGATATATTTAGATACATGGAAGATGTTGCGCATCCTGAGGAAAGTCAAGGGTTAGCTAATGGCATGATACCCCCTCTAACACCTGACCATGGTATGCAAGAATGAGGGAATGTGTTTAAATTGGCACTCTTTTGACATTAGTTTGATTTAGGGGACTTGTGTTTATATACAGAGCCTATTCAAGCTCAGGAGGAAAGGGTTCCCGAACGAACTGCTTCATTGTCAGAGGAAGAACTTAATGTTGAGGAAGTTTATAATCCTTCCGATAACGAGGATGGTTCAGTTGTTGAAGAAGAAGCACCAGTTGCTGAGGTGGTTGATGAAATTCCGACTGAGACCGAGGTGGATGCTCAGGTAGTGGCTGATCCTAGTTCCGTTGTCCAAGAAGAAGTGCCTAAGAAGTCATATGCTTCAATTGTAAGTAGTTCATTAAATAAATTCACTTATTTATCTTCCTTCTCTTTGTGACTAAGTGAACAAATGGTCTTATACCAGGTGCCAAATTTTCCAATACTCAGTAATGTTTCCCTACTTCATTAACATTATCAATTGATATAGGTGAAGGTTAAGAAAGAGAGTCCGGCGCCTTTATCAGTTCCTGTGCCTGCCCCTGTGAGGTCTATCCCTGCAAATCCAGAATGGAGTGTTGCTCCCCTTCCGGCACCAGCTCCAGCGCCTGAAACACCCTTAGccaattcaaattccaatgaaaATGGCAGCGTCCAAGAAGAAGGTCTTACTGTTCTTATCCTACAATGATTGGGGATGTCAATGGATGCCTGGAGCTGTAGATTCTCAAAGCATCCAACCCTATTTAATTTCAGCGCTAATTAATAACCGGGTTGGGTTCAAGTACATCGTTCGGGATCGAATTAAAGATatccgatttttatttttatttttcctttttttataagCTTTGCTGATGCAGGGGAAAAGAATATGTACTTTAAGAGGATGAATCAATACCTGTCAGGTCAATTCCTTCATCAATGTGCCACATGATGAGATAAAAGAGACAGATGATGGATTGTGCATAATTGTATATAAACTAGTTattcaacaaggaaaaaaaaaaagaagaaaagaaaaagagtagaaGCAATGCATGCCAGGGAGGATGAAAAGCAAAGACATGCTAGAAAATGGAATCAACTAATGCTAGAAGAAGCACATGCTTAAAGGAAATCTCTAAATAGATTTCAACTGTTCATCATTTTCTCTCATAATATACAAGTATGGCTTTCTGGTCTTACAGTAGCCTATAAGTTTTGTGTCGTGGATAAAGTATCCTAAATACTTTGTATTTGAACCAAATAAGCTACATACCAACTATATTTGTTGCTAGGGCTGTATGCTTGGTAGGAACTCCAAAACATGTGTACTATTTGCATGAAAGACACAAATACCAAACCATATTTTGATATGCTATGCAGAAGCTGTACATCTGAATTGAGGCCCAAAATAGAGAAACAATTGGTAGATCCGTTTATAAGCAAGACCCTATTGGACTTGTTGGCCCCACAAACCAACCAGTGCATATTTAGCCAGCCAATTGACTCTATGATCATCACATGTCAGTCCAAGCATTGGTCTATTTCATAATGTGAATCTGGACCAATTGATACGTTCCCAATCTTTCATCAAATAAATCTGGACCGTCAAATGTCGTCCACATCTTCAATTTGCATGGTTAAATGGTTCAGATCTTCAATGTGAATGTCTGGATGTTCTAGATCTACTTCATAGTCCAAATCTTTGATTTGGACAATTAAATTGTCCAGTTCTTCAATATTGACGGTTGGATATACTATATTTTAATCAAGACCCCACAGATGGGCCTGGTATTTCATTGACCGGCAATGGGAGTAGTCCGTTGTCTCCCATTGGATAATCAGTTTCCATGGCATGGATGGAACTTGTTCTTGAGTTTGGAGCTGAAGCCGATTCCGCGGGCTTTGGCAGGAGCTGATGATGAAGGCCTAAGTGTCTGTTACAAACTTCTTTCACTAGTTGGCATGGTAGTGTATGCCACTTCCCTTTGTCTTTTTTGTTGTTCTTTGGGATGCTGAGTTGTCACTTAGCAGCTCTATCCCAACCTCTTGATTGGCTTTGGGCTCTTGTGTGCAAAGTGGGAACAAGAGAGAAGGCTTTAAGCACTGCTAGCATCTGTTCCTTAAAATTCTTCATTTTTCTATTCGAATAAACTAGGAAGATCATTGGACTTAGTTGGACAATCCATTACCTGGGTCTTTATGTCAATCATGTGGCATATTGGTGAAAGAATGGACCTTCAATTGGTGTGTATTAACACTCTATTCTTAAGTTCAGATCCCCCATTATTAAGACTTGCTCTTTAGTTCATGCTCTTTTCCATGCATCAATTATGCCTTATTTAatcatatttattatttaaaaatcaagaaaaaggagTTTCTACTGTGAAGTTGAACCTAGATCTGGATCCAAACATGAGTCTGAATGGTGATGCTAGACCCAGATCTGGATCCAAGCCCCATTCCGAGTTCTAATTCGTGCTCAAACCTGGACCTGACCGGGACTTGAAtccgatcttcttcttcttcttcttgttcttcttctttttttgaatcCGATCAATTTTGGATATGGTACCTCATATATGGTACCTGTATCTGAACCTGACAAAACAGTTATCTGGTTCTTTTAACTTGATCTGTGTACGAGTACCTGATCCAATGACAGCCCTAAGCATGATCAATTCTTTTTTTCCACGAACTTATATATAACAGCTTATTCCTAGTTGTGATTGTTATACTTCTGGTTCGTGCAGCTGATGGTTACTCAATTTACATAAAAAATCTGCCCTTGAATGCCACATCTGCCCAACTTGAGGaagagttcaagaggtttggaccCATTAAAAATGGGGGAGTACAAGTTCGAAGCAataaggtgtttttttttttggttcaagtCAATCCTTTACTTGTTTTAGGTGCCCTCATCACTCAACCGTTATTCCTTAGGATTATTTCCTTTTGTGTGCAGCAACAAGGGTTTTGCTTTGGTTTTGTGGAATTTGAGGTTGCTGGTGCTGTCCAAAGTGCAATTGAGGTATGCCTGCATATGCTTGCTGTAACAGTAAACTTTTTCTTAGAGTCCCTTATTGTGATCTCAGTTGATTGACATGATTGGTTGCTTATCATTCTATCCATTTTTCTTATGTGCCTATTTCTTCATTGATTATGAAAATAGGGCAACTGATATTGTTGTTTCTGTAAAGAATAAATGTTTATTCATCTTGTTTCATTACTTCCCTTGAGCTGTGACCTTCTCTTTTATCTTCCCTTTACACATCAATGACCTTTAATGTGCTAGCCTGGTTAACAATGCTACTATCTTTAGAAGTTTAATTGGTTCCCAAGCAAGGTGTtcaataacggtaacggtggccgtaatggccatcgCCGTTACCCTTACGATACAGGCCATAACAGCAGTTGTGgcgttttttattttgaaaaaacatgtTTCTGATCGTTACGGTCCGTTATGGGCAGTAACGAGGCCATTacaggcagtttttttttttttctgtaacagccgtTTTGGCCCCATAATGTGTAACAGTTATGGCCGTTACCATTATGTGACGGCTGTTACGTAACCGTTTTTGTATACCTTGTTCCCAAGTATTATTTCTGGTGGGATTTTTGAGGACATGATGGCAGTTTCTGTTTCTGTTTCCACTTCTGTCTGATTTATGGAATTATTTCCATTTTGAAGTTCTATCTGCCTAGATTTGGATTGTCTTCTTTTCTGTCCTTGCAATGAGTCTCACGCTCGTTTTGGTACATGACATAGCTTTTTGTTTCAGTTTAAATGCATTTATCACTTGGAAGTTTATGCGTCTGTATTTATTTTAAGATATTCCAGATTTTCTATTCAAATTTCCTATCCCTATTGCAATTATCAGTTCTTAGGTTTGCTGAACTACTGTCACTTTTCGTTTCTAGCGAGTCTTATGCATGGATTCCAGCACACCCTGATCCAATGCATAATCTTCTTGTATGTATGGTCTTTTGGAGGAGGCAGTATGCACACTgttattgattttatttcttgtcTTGGGTGGTGTGGTCATGAGCATACAATATACAAATGGTTAAATTTACTAAATCACCCAGGGTATAATGTCTAAGGTAGGAGGCAAAAATAAGATTGTGTATGCATACGCACAATTGTGTTATATAACATAAGCATATTGTCGGACAAATGTGTAGTATGCGCTTGTATGCATATTCTGCTGAAAATTCCTAATGTTGAAAATAATATGGGACCTCAATGTGAAATACATATCCATGCATATGATGTTGTCAAATGCACAAATGTGGGACATTCTGAAATTGGATCTGATCAAATCCCTATCATACATTACAGGTTGTTGCTTATCAAGAATAGGAAGGAACATGTGTTCACTAGGATTGTGCAAACCTAGTTTATTCACCGGAATCAGACTGTTAAAACAAAGCATTGCGGTGGTTCCTGTGGATTGTGCCTAGTGAACTTCTCTAGCATTGCATGCTGGAGTTTTAACTGTTACAAACTTCCCTTCATGGATAATGCACAATGTTTAGGCTCAAGTGCAGTGGTAAGCACTGTTCTATTGGTGTGTGAATGGTGTTTGGTAAGGTTTCCTGCCATTCCCTGTAGCCAGCTACTTGAGCATGCCCTTTCCAACTTAGGTCCAATGATGGTACATTTGTCTACCTCTGTGCTTATCAGTTTTGCTTGGCAACTTCTTTGCTTGCTTACCCATCTGGTTGTGTATACAATAGTTGGGCAGGTGGGGGTCAATACTATGTGTAGGGGTAGCAATGGGCCAGGTCCGAGCCTGGCCCGAGCCAACATGGACCTAGCATAGGAGACTCAAGCCCGAGCCCAAACAAATTTGTTTGGGCCTGGGCTGTGCCTGGCCTAGCCCGGCATGAAAATCAAGGTTTTCCATAACAATATTGGCTGACATATTCGCCAGCTTGCTGGTCGATACCATACAGGCCATAGCGGCTGATATGACCTTGTAcagctgatttatttatttatttattatttttttggtatatggaaaaatctcaaaaaatattgGTAAAATTCTACAAAATGTGATGATCCCAaatatgtattattattattattatttttttggactTGCATTTAATTTGATGGTGTGAGAGGTCATCCTTTGGTAAGAATGCTATCCATCAAGCACCATCAACTTGACCCATTGAAAGTTGACAAAATAGGCCCTAATaaaacatgatttggtggattgGGCTTgtcatatataaataaaataaaaaagatgatGGGAAAATGAAAAGTTGACGGTTTACCCATTCTTTTGATACTCCCCAAAATGTTGAACTCGGCTTTGGTTCATCTAATCCCACCCAAATTTTGTGTTTCTATCCTCAATCTAGGCCTAGATCTAGTCTAAAATTAGTTCTAAGcttccttcatggttgaaatgaataaaaagggaaatacaagagaaaaattgaaaacaaaacCTTCCTAATGGGGCCTTTATGACCCGCATAGTTCTATGATGGCAACATCAGCTCTGTACCGGTGCCAATATTGGGCATATAGGCATATATGGGTCAATGTAAGCTaattcattttttccataacggacAGATTCACCATCGTATCGCATAACGGGAATGACTATTTCCTTTATGTTATGGCCGATATGGCCGAAATGTATCTGTTTTCTAATACCATgctaaaattgataaaatccccaTTTCCTACTTGAATGTTCCCAATCAATCTGTCAGGCCCGGCCCCAACCCGAAAATTGATAATATTCcatttcccacttgaatgttcctaatctatccatgggcctcacatgcacaaAGTGATAGACATTTTGGAGGAGTGAAACCAATGGGACATTTAAGATGCATGGTGTTTCCTAACCAAGGATTGGAATGCATATTTGTAGGATATTATGCATGTACATATGAAGTTGGGTTGGTCCGGCCGTGATGACCTCAGCTTTAAAACATTTTCATAAGGTCTGACTACATTTTGCCTTGAGGTGTACACCTcaaaaaccttaaaatcatttccAGGAAAAGCTATATTATTTTCCTGCCCTCTTGTGCTGGGattttgctttaaaaaattataatgcATTATGTTGCAACTTGTTTTGTCTACCTCATCTGTTTTTAAAAATGTGCGACTGGGAATTAGCATTTGATAACATTGTCAGGTAAAAGGAAGTAAGGTTTTCTAGGCTTAGATCAATTATTGATTTTCACTCCAAGTCTCCAAGAGATGGAAAGCGATTTATTTAGTTATGGGAATATGGGTGCATTTGTTGTAGTTTGTAAATCTACTCTCCTATCATTACCAAACATGAGGGAACATTCTTTAACATGCAGGAGGTGAGACCAtctctttttttgctttttaatcAATGAATTATAGTGGGTTTCGTCTAATCATCTCAAACAACCATAATGATTTCATGATGGCGAATAGTTGCTGAATTATGCCAACATTTTGGCCCATATTGCAGAAGCAAATTACACCAAATAGGGCTATTTTTGGGTGTTGGGGGCCTGGGTCTGATGAGTGGGTGTGTGGAGGTTCTCTCTTCATATAAGATGGAGATTGGTGTTTCCAGATTTTACAAATATGTGTGTTATGAGTTAGGGTTGATTCTGGGTCAAATCATAGTCAACAAGTCTATTAGGAAATCTATTTATGAAGCCTTTCCTTTCTTGTAAATATGCGATATACCAAATGTTTCTCTTATGAAAAAGCTATAGTTTGGAATCCTCAAAAGAATTCCTTAAAAAGGATGAACAAACTCATTCCAGTTATGTGATCTTCCAAATAACCTCAAAAGAATCCCTTAAAGAGGGTTGAGTGTCAAGGTTTTGAGTATTGGTTTTAGTGGTATGGTCACATAATGGCcacatattttttttccttttctgccCAAAAAATTGCCAAAATATATTGGAtttttatctctcaaaaaaaataaaaaatttattggattttttttaaGGGTGGAACAAGAATATGTGTATGTTATTCGTGTTTTGGAAATGTATTTGATGATGCAATGGGATTCGTGTCGAAAGTCGATCAAGTAGGCCATAATTGAATACacatcaagcatgatttggtagaTTAGGAACatataaatacaacaaaaagaagatagaaaaattaaaaaagcgATGGTTTATCACTTGTGATATTTTTTCCCAAAATGGTCTGCTCCAATTCGATGTTCATCACCAAAGTATGGAGTCTATATAAAAACTGTAACGATAAATAGCTCTTTCTTTTGCCTCTAAAAAGTTAAGGGTTTGGGGGGAGAAACAAATGTTCTACCTACCTCCATGAGGGAGGGCGGCCATGTGTCATTAGGCATCTGTGGTTGGAGCTTCGAATACAAATTCTGCTACTCATCTCTcctctttatcttcttcttcaagAGGCAAGGGCTCCCAAACAAAATTTTCCAAAACGTTATGTTTGGTAGCCATTTTCTTTTATTAAACATATTTTACTTCTCCAGACATGTCTCCTGTTCCCCCCTATAGAGGGAGCCTGCATAACCCAAAGCTCTGTAGGATGTCCATGTGATATGCACTCTGTCCATTAGTTTCCAGCTcttgttaggacatgagccaaaaaatgaggcagttccaaaatTCAGGCGGGCCTTGCTACAAGAAACAGTGCGGACTGAACATCTACGGTTGAAATTTCCTTTGGGCCCACCGAAGTTTGGGAtctattagtgttttcccttcatcctagtgggaatcacgttatgaatgagttggatggcatataaacatcatgatgggtcctagGAACGTTTGAATGGTGAGTGTCCCATTcctaccgtttcctgtggtgtggccgagagtcttggatctgcctagtTTTTAGATCACGACCTAACAGGAGTTGGCTTAACTGGTGAACAAAACGGATGTtacatgtacatcacagtgggccccatagagctttttttttttttttttgttgccaaGGTTCCCTACTACACTTGTTATTGGAAATTTTGGTCCCACacaaactgtccaaattgctgaTGACGCAAAATTcgtatgtgtggggcccatggttctgtACCTGATGGGCTCACTGTGTATGGGGAATGCATGTATGTCCTTTTCAGGTCTGAAGATGAAAACTTGTATACCATTGCCATTGCACTTGTGGAAGGAAAAGGATGTggaaatggtccacattcaaacgTAGAAGTACAGGAAATATCAAACGATTGGTATCGTATGTCAGGGAAATCTTTTGCCCCATGCCCCATCCACATTGGCTATATGGGGTTAATGGTTCAGATTCTCCAGTCATATGCCCTAAATGTATGAAATCTTGCAAATCGTCACACTTTGTCTCGGATGCTCATGCTAGCACCACGTGCACGTGACCATGCCTTGGCCCACGTGTCACTTGTAAGGTGGGGCACTCGCGACATGTGGTCTTCCTTTTTATGGGGACATGATATGGTAGAGCTGTGGAATAAGAATATGGTAGATCATCACTACCACTACAAGTCACCGTTGTATCCAACAGTGTTGCAAAAACCGAAaacgatggaccccacctaaggaTGTGAGTGCAGACCTGATTCTGGGCCAGCTTATGTTTGGTATGACCCCTACCTAACGAGTGTCCAAACACCGACATCCAAACAATTTTGCATGAAAATAGGTCAAATAGATAGTGTCATCCCAACAACATTTCGAAGTAAAAAATAACTTTCTGGAAGTATTTAGAATTTTCTTTTTACAAAGGTATgcttcagattttattttttttcaagagTGGCAACCAAGCAGGTCCCAAGGGGTTAAACATTCTTCCTACATGCTTTTGACATATTGTATGCCGTAGAgaacaattatttatttatttcctttgAATTACACGATCTCACAGCCACCTGAGTAGGCTAATGGTTTAGCTTACGCTTGCTGCACCTCACCTACTGGTCTCATTCAATATTTTTAAATAACGTTACCAATGGGCATATTATCCAGCCCACCAACCAATATGACACGGGTCTCTCTCACTAGATGTTGTCTGTTGAGCAGCCCAAGTTAATATGAGTTTAGTACTAATGGAAAAAAGCCCAAAATGGCCCATAAAATTGTGAAATCCATGGGATTCTTCCCACTaatgcattaaaaaataataataataataataaataaataaaacaccttaaaatgacatttctcacaaagaaatttcaagaaaaaaaaatcaatttaagtGTTGGGCTGACGTTCCAACTCAAAGATGACCAAAAAAGTGCTGCAAAAATTGAGTGGGATTCATCTCACTGATGCATTTTTCTTAGTTAAAACAACATTTCTCCTAAAGAAATttcaagattttatttatttatttattattatttttttaataaatttgatgCATAGTTGGTTTTGTGTATCAACTCAAAAATGGCCCCAAAAATGGCCAAAATATGTGAAAGTTGTGGTATTGATCACACTCATGCATTTTTGTACCCTAACTGAACATTTTCCCTAAAGAAATTTTagtaaaaaaaattgataaatagTGCCGCCGAGCCGAGGTTCTGATTAGAAAATTGTCCCTAAAGCGGTTAGAAAATTGTGAAATTCATTGTTTCATCTGAATAATGCATATTTCTAACTTAACAGTCTCCCTTAACTTCAAAGAAAAGCAGGAAAAAAGTTCGGATCTAACAATACTGTCTTGTCAGGTGGATTGATTACTtgatttatttgatttgtgaAAATCAACAAACATGCCCCAATCAAACAGAAATTGTGCATGATTTTGTAGACCAGGGCACATTCTGTTTAGGTataacaaaagaaagaagaaaaaagttaaTGAGACCGATTTTTTATTCCCTAGAAATGGCCCGAAACCGCCTTCATTCTTTGATTCCCACTTGGATCTTCACTTTCAatctccttttcttttcgtttGAAATAGATCTGGTTGCAAACAGTCTCAAGAGGATTCTCCACCCTGTTCATAAGAAGTGGAAAAACTCTACCCTCTTATAGTCTTAATATCACAGACTGatacatttttttaatatatttttttgtgtCAATCATTTGTGTAAACTAATACTGTGCAATGGATGAGAGATGTGGGAAAGAGTAAACTGCAGCAGATTAACCAAGAGATAGCTTGCTGATCAGATTGAATAAAGGGGGTTTGAAGGGTTTCGGGCTGATGACGGACTGCTGTCATTGCCGACAACAGAAGTGGTGGTGCCTGTAGGCTGTAGCCATGGCAGCCATGGCcgataccctctctctctctctctctctctctctctctctctctctctctctctctctctctctctctctctctcatattgcCCTGTCCGGTGCCGGTGGTCCCTGCCCTGGCTGCCACcagcgcaccctctctctctctctctctcacacacacatttTTCCTCTCTGTCAGCCGCAGCAGCAGCGATTGCATCCATCGCTTGATCAGCCCACTGTatacacaaaataataataatactaatagagagaaggagaaggaaaaggaaaaatgcaagatacaatttatttatttttttcatttcttttctgaAACCATGCCCCCTTTGCATTTTATTGCATCAATCCCTGACCGTTCCCTGAGATTGGCAGTTGCCCCTCCTGTATTGCTCACCTCTTCATGGCTTTCCTCATCCCTGCACCACCCTAACGGGCTTGCTCAGCTCAATCCTTGCTGCTCAGTGTCTTTTTATCTGACAAGGGTGTGCACAGTGTCCATTACCATGGAGACTCTTTTGAATGTTCATGGTGAACACCTCAATGGACTGTGGCACCTGCTTCGGATCGCCCTCCAGACTTGCTTTGCCACTCCCGCTCCCACTCCTGATTC is part of the Magnolia sinica isolate HGM2019 unplaced genomic scaffold, MsV1 ctg135, whole genome shotgun sequence genome and encodes:
- the LOC131236048 gene encoding nuclear transport factor 2-like isoform X2, which produces MAQQQAAAGSCPSAQVVGNAFVHQYYHILHQSPELVYRFYQESSKLGRPEAEGAMSSITTMQAINEKILSLDYGECRAEIKTVDAQDSFNGGVLVLVTGYLTGKDDVKRNFTQSFFLAPQDKGYFVLNDIFRYMEDVAHPEESQGLANGMIPPLTPDHEPIQAQEERVPERTASLSEEELNVEEVYNPSDNEDGSVVEEEAPVAEVVDEIPTETEVDAQVVADPSSVVQEEVPKKSYASIVKVKKESPAPLSVPVPAPVRSIPANPEWSVAPLPAPAPAPETPLANSNSNENGSVQEEADGYSIYIKNLPLNATSAQLEEEFKRFGPIKNGGVQVRSNKQQGFCFGFVEFEVAGAVQSAIEVCLHMLAVTVNFFLESLIVISVD
- the LOC131236048 gene encoding nuclear transport factor 2-like isoform X1 codes for the protein MAQQQAAAGSCPSAQVVGNAFVHQYYHILHQSPELVYRFYQESSKLGRPEAEGAMSSITTMQAINEKILSLDYGECRAEIKTVDAQDSFNGGVLVLVTGYLTGKDDVKRNFTQSFFLAPQDKGYFVLNDIFRYMEDVAHPEESQGLANGMIPPLTPDHGDLCLYTEPIQAQEERVPERTASLSEEELNVEEVYNPSDNEDGSVVEEEAPVAEVVDEIPTETEVDAQVVADPSSVVQEEVPKKSYASIVKVKKESPAPLSVPVPAPVRSIPANPEWSVAPLPAPAPAPETPLANSNSNENGSVQEEADGYSIYIKNLPLNATSAQLEEEFKRFGPIKNGGVQVRSNKQQGFCFGFVEFEVAGAVQSAIEVCLHMLAVTVNFFLESLIVISVD